A DNA window from Arachis hypogaea cultivar Tifrunner chromosome 18, arahy.Tifrunner.gnm2.J5K5, whole genome shotgun sequence contains the following coding sequences:
- the LOC112772573 gene encoding photosystem II 5 kDa protein, chloroplastic, whose protein sequence is MASITMTTSIGGGMVLRNRSPAAVQSRLVVANAGRAVEGEKMIVSYESDKEGSNRRRDVMFGVAAAAVCSVAGIAVAEEEPKNGTPEAKKKYAPICVTMPTARVCHK, encoded by the coding sequence ATGGCGTCAATCACCATGACAACCTCAATCGGCGGCGGCATGGTCCTCAGAAACCGGTCTCCGGCGGCAGTGCAGAGTAGGCTTGTTGTGGCAAATGCTGGCAGAGCAGTTGAAGGGGAAAAGATGATAGTGAGTTATGAGAGTGACAAGGAGGGGAGCAACAGAAGGAGGGACGTGATGTTTGGTGTTGCGGCAGCCGCTGTTTGCTCCGTTGCGGGGATAGCAGTGGCAGAAGAAGAGCCTAAAAATGGTACCCCAGAAGCAAAGAAGAAGTATGCCCCAATTTGTGTGACCATGCCCACAGCTAGAGTTTGTCACAAGTGA
- the LOC112771523 gene encoding small ribosomal subunit protein uS8my, with amino-acid sequence MGRRILNDALRSMVNAERRGKASVELKPISTVISSFLQIMKTRGYIKNFEVYDPHRVGRITVELQGRINDCKALTYRQDIKAKDIEAYRIRTLPTHQWGYVVITTPDGVLDHEEAIRRNVGGQVLGYFH; translated from the exons ATGGGAAGGAGGATACTGAATGATGCTTTGAGGAGTATGGTGAATGCAGAGAGGAGAGGGAAAGCTTCTGTGGAGCTCAAGCCGATCTCCACTGTCATCTCCTCCTTTCTCCAAATCATGAAAACTCGAG GCTATATCAAGAACTTCGAAGTTTATGATCCGCATAGAGTGGGCAGGATAACAGTTGAATTGCAAGGTAGGATTAATGATTGCAAGGCACTTACATATCGACAAGACATCAAGGCGAAGGATATTGAAGCCTACAGAATTCGCACTCTCCCAACGCATCAG TGGGGTTATGTTGTGATTACGACTCCTGATGGTGTTTTGGATCATGAAGAGGCCATTAGAAGGAATGTGGGTGGACAGGTTCTTGGTTATTTTCACTAG